One Paenibacillus sp. FSL H7-0737 DNA segment encodes these proteins:
- a CDS encoding ABC transporter substrate-binding protein: MKKKRLLSTLVALMVIISLISGCSGNNAASSNTSDNTAKSGKEKVAIKVWLTPQWKGVVDATEQGADYDSFLKAAAEKFKAQYDKYDADIQVEVIAGDQRDQLLNVNLSGGTPPNVFFESVFPMGDYVHRGALEPLTDIIDEEAKSDIAQNYWDAVTFGKDVYFYPFQHNPGTLVYNADMFKAAGLEKFVGGESEIKTWNLDEYQQILDGLKNNLPKDKYSNAYPMALYAVNNQGDTWNLAYLRMFGNKFFDDQGNIVLNDANGVKAATWLKKLYDGGYTNPGAESVSSNDANAMFQNQQLAISFTNPILFNGTKANMESGTSPKFDMRLANIPSESGDPLSFTYVVGASVFKSKDAKKTEVAKDFVKFFSSDPELVKSSKNGIPVRSSVAEQLKSENPLFAAYDANSKYLFNFTGNVPGYSQLREVLYPDLQALYMGAKTPEQFVQDYQTNGNKVIDTNKASSVIFQ; this comes from the coding sequence ATGAAGAAGAAACGTTTACTCTCGACATTGGTTGCATTAATGGTAATTATTTCACTGATTTCAGGATGCTCTGGTAACAACGCAGCAAGCTCTAATACATCCGATAATACGGCTAAATCTGGCAAGGAAAAAGTGGCGATTAAAGTATGGCTGACCCCTCAGTGGAAGGGTGTTGTGGATGCAACGGAACAAGGAGCTGACTATGATAGCTTCCTTAAGGCTGCAGCTGAGAAATTCAAGGCACAATATGATAAGTATGATGCTGACATTCAGGTAGAAGTCATTGCCGGAGATCAGCGCGACCAACTCCTCAATGTTAACTTGAGCGGAGGAACGCCACCAAATGTCTTCTTTGAAAGCGTATTCCCAATGGGCGATTATGTTCACCGTGGAGCTTTGGAGCCTTTGACTGACATCATCGATGAGGAAGCGAAAAGTGATATCGCACAAAATTACTGGGATGCAGTAACGTTCGGAAAAGATGTGTACTTCTACCCATTCCAACACAATCCAGGCACTTTGGTCTACAACGCAGACATGTTTAAAGCGGCTGGTTTAGAAAAGTTCGTCGGTGGAGAGTCCGAAATTAAGACTTGGAACTTGGATGAATATCAACAAATCTTGGATGGTCTGAAAAATAATCTTCCGAAGGACAAATATTCTAATGCCTATCCAATGGCACTGTACGCTGTGAATAACCAAGGAGATACGTGGAACCTTGCATACTTAAGAATGTTCGGCAACAAGTTCTTCGATGACCAAGGGAACATTGTTCTGAATGATGCGAATGGAGTTAAAGCTGCTACATGGTTGAAAAAATTATATGACGGTGGATATACAAATCCGGGTGCTGAATCTGTATCCTCCAATGATGCCAATGCCATGTTCCAGAATCAGCAGCTAGCGATCAGTTTTACCAATCCAATCTTGTTCAATGGAACAAAAGCAAATATGGAATCCGGCACGTCTCCAAAGTTTGATATGCGTCTTGCTAATATTCCGTCCGAAAGCGGAGATCCTCTATCCTTTACTTATGTAGTGGGTGCAAGTGTATTCAAGTCCAAAGATGCGAAAAAGACTGAAGTCGCTAAAGATTTCGTGAAGTTCTTTTCAAGTGATCCTGAATTAGTTAAATCCTCTAAGAATGGTATTCCTGTGAGAAGCTCCGTGGCTGAACAACTTAAGTCAGAGAATCCTCTCTTTGCTGCTTATGATGCCAATTCAAAATATTTGTTCAACTTCACGGGCAACGTTCCAGGATATAGCCAATTAAGAGAAGTTTTGTACCCTGATCTACAGGCGCTTTACATGGGAGCAAAGACACCAGAACAGTTTGTACAAGATTATCAAACCAATGGTAATAAAGTGATTGATACGAATAAAGCTAGCTCTGTCATTTTCCAATAA
- a CDS encoding SGNH/GDSL hydrolase family protein — translation MKRTIVCFGDSNTWGYDAKTDQRFNDEIRWTGLLQSELYNTYRVIEEGLPGRTSVSDDPLFEGLAGIAYLYPCLMSHAPLDLVVIMLGTNDTKERFALTSYNIAQGIVRLAHKARGSGAGPAGKAPEVLVIAPPPIGAEYLNTPIGKPMGSNCSEKSLELSQHLAALLSGTDIHFIDSREYVSMNEIDYMHLDIQGHRNMADLVKYHVKRILE, via the coding sequence ATGAAGAGAACCATCGTATGCTTTGGTGATTCCAATACTTGGGGCTACGACGCAAAGACGGACCAAAGGTTTAATGATGAAATACGTTGGACCGGACTTCTACAATCAGAACTGTACAACACTTACCGGGTCATAGAGGAAGGGCTTCCTGGTAGAACCAGTGTTAGTGACGATCCGCTATTTGAAGGGTTAGCCGGAATAGCTTATCTCTATCCATGCCTCATGTCACATGCACCACTTGATTTGGTAGTGATCATGCTTGGGACGAATGATACGAAAGAAAGATTTGCACTAACTTCTTATAACATCGCACAAGGTATTGTTAGACTCGCTCATAAAGCTAGAGGGAGCGGGGCAGGTCCAGCCGGAAAAGCTCCAGAAGTGCTTGTGATCGCTCCTCCTCCCATTGGGGCAGAGTATTTGAATACTCCTATTGGTAAGCCAATGGGAAGTAATTGTAGCGAGAAATCTTTGGAGCTCTCTCAGCATCTTGCAGCTTTGCTTTCGGGGACAGATATCCACTTTATTGATTCCAGAGAATATGTATCGATGAATGAAATAGATTACATGCATCTTGATATACAAGGACATCGGAACATGGCTGATTTAGTGAAATATCATGTCAAACGGATACTAGAATAG
- a CDS encoding dihydrodipicolinate synthase family protein, with protein sequence MTLNKFHGIIPAFYACYDDQGNISESRTHALCDYLFEKGVQGVYVGGSSGECIYQSLDERKAVLSYVASNLKGKMTLIAHVGAPSTRDSIELAKHAASLGYDALSAIPPIYFKLPDSAVTKYWSDIMEATPLPFIIYNIPQTTGYTLTPALFEKLLTNKKVIGVKNSSMPPMDIERFKRVGGKDVVVFNGPDEQYVAGRIMGADAGIGGTYAVMPELFLQANTFVLAGKFEEAGQLQSEINDIIIALCSLKGSMYAEIKEVLRLRGVNIGSVRAPLEGVAAEDAGPIADIMKLIDQAIEKYCG encoded by the coding sequence ATGACACTCAACAAGTTCCACGGAATTATACCTGCCTTCTATGCTTGCTATGACGATCAAGGAAATATTTCCGAATCCCGGACACATGCCTTATGTGATTACTTATTTGAAAAAGGAGTTCAAGGTGTTTATGTGGGAGGTAGTTCTGGAGAATGTATCTACCAGAGTCTGGACGAACGCAAAGCGGTACTTAGCTATGTAGCTAGTAACCTGAAAGGTAAAATGACACTGATTGCTCATGTAGGAGCCCCTTCTACTAGAGATAGTATCGAATTAGCAAAACATGCGGCGAGCTTAGGATATGATGCACTATCCGCAATCCCACCTATATATTTCAAATTACCTGATAGTGCAGTAACTAAATACTGGAGCGATATTATGGAGGCAACTCCTCTACCATTCATTATCTACAACATTCCTCAGACTACGGGATATACACTAACTCCAGCTTTATTCGAGAAACTGCTTACTAATAAAAAAGTTATCGGCGTTAAGAATTCTTCTATGCCACCTATGGATATTGAACGCTTCAAAAGAGTGGGTGGAAAAGATGTAGTGGTCTTTAATGGACCGGATGAACAGTATGTTGCGGGAAGAATCATGGGAGCCGATGCTGGCATTGGTGGTACTTATGCAGTTATGCCGGAGCTGTTCTTGCAAGCTAATACATTTGTACTTGCCGGCAAGTTTGAGGAAGCAGGACAACTTCAAAGTGAGATCAACGATATCATCATCGCGCTTTGTTCCCTAAAGGGTTCTATGTATGCGGAAATTAAAGAGGTTCTGAGATTAAGAGGCGTAAACATTGGTAGTGTAAGAGCACCGCTTGAAGGGGTAGCCGCTGAAGATGCTGGTCCAATCGCAGATATTATGAAATTGATTGATCAAGCGATCGAAAAATATTGTGGTTAA